The following nucleotide sequence is from Centropristis striata isolate RG_2023a ecotype Rhode Island chromosome 7, C.striata_1.0, whole genome shotgun sequence.
AAAAACTGTAATACTATTCTCGCTCCCAAAGTGTCCTTACCCCCAGCAGAGAAGGTCTAGCTCTGAAGTAAGGGTAGCGCAAATGCCCAAAACGTGTAAATGCGAAAGCAAATATACATACAGTCGTGCAGCCTCATGCTTTATTGCGGTATAATCTCTGAAACCTCTTAGAAACCatcaaaatacattaaatgccaTTGTAGTGAcatgttattataataattttgtgagaATTCACTTTACCTGAGTAAGGACATTTTCAACTCTGTTACATgtgactgatacagacaggtactAGGCACATTTCTCTATTGCTTCTATATGCTTGAATTGGTTAGAAGCGGAGAAGTGGGGAAAGCAGCTTGGGAAATTCAGTGCACATGTACGTGTGTGAATACAATTACATTTATGACTGAAACAACTTGTGATGCATTTCAAATTAAGCTTCAGGTTCCTGGCTTTCAGATGGGGAAAACCCCTCATGTGACATCTATAGTTGAGCTGCCCCCACCCATAACTCTGTGCACAATTGGGCCCATAGCTGGATGGCTAAATGTCTTGCCTGCAGCATTCCAGATATGCtctaaaaatagtaataacagGCGCCTTAGTTGACCGTTAGCCTCAACCTCATTATGCCTACTGTAGCGTGTAGACGCATAAGCAGATGCAGACGTATAATACAGTTGTTTTCAAAATGTACACTTTCATCATCACATCTGCAAAAGTTTGAATTTTTTCAGATGACGATATTTAAATTTGAAAGCCTTTATCTGTTGATACCGATAACATACTCATATCATTGTCGACTTtactattaattattaaaagtacataaaaatgtataacttCTTTTATTAGATGATGCAAGTCAAAagctttttgttaaaaaaagttagaaaataAGAATCTTATGAATTTCCTGATtctgaataaaatattattccCTTTATCATGTGGCACACTACACTTCATTGTTAAATGTATCACATGCAATTGATTATCTCTGCCTGCTCATGTTGGGTTATAAAAGCAGCTCAGTGTTTCTCACAAGCTCACAAAATCACTGGGCTCTTGTCCTCTCACATTCCCTCTTTCACATCCacgattttaacattttttccacTGACCATCAATATTCTCATCTCAAGAGAATTTCTGTCAGGATGCCAGACATTGAGTCTACAAACCCCAGGACTCTGGGCCGGGCTATCTGTATCATCACTGGCGCCTCCAAGGGATTTGGACGGGCGCTGGCACACAAAGTAAGTAATCaactttttagaaaaaaggattaaaaattaaaaaaaagacaagcaaacaaacaaatgtcttGTGTCCAGGTTTCCTGCTTGCTGGAGCCAGGCTCTGTCCTCGTGCTGGTGGCTCGCTCTGGGACTCTGCTGCAGGGGCTgaaggaggagctgcagagctTCACTGAGGAGCTGCAGCTGGTGGTTCACTGCATGGCTGTCGATCTGAGCACCACGGAGGGGGTGAATGAAACGGTCATGTTGGTGAGGCAGGAGGCTGAAAATGATATAGATCATGTGCTTCTGATCAACAATGCTGGTGagtctcttttaaaaaaaattgtcccCAAATAGCCTACtccacagggctgacacaatATGTATTTCTTTGATACTGGCACGATGCATTGTgatttttaagattaaatattaTGGTTTATTACGATTTTTGTCTACTTTTTCAACACTAGACCATGGGAAAAAGTAGAATCATACAATTCTAGAGGCTGTATATGAGGcatatttccaaaaacaatGCACATCACATGTCAGTCTTCAGCTGCATCATACATATCCTGCACAGGAAAGTGGGAAATAAAATGCacatgtacagtactgtgcaaaagacAAGTATGAAAAtctgcctagaagaattgaagGCAAAGGATGaccacaccaaatattgattagattttgatttttcttctgttcactcactttacattttgttaattgataaaaaatgaactattagcattcttattttacagcatattttcacacctgcctaaaacatttgcacagtactgtataatACTAAACACTGACTTTGTATGCTGATATGTCTtgatacagttgaaaccagaagtttacatacactatataaaaagacacatatgattttttccccactgtctaacatgaaatcagacaatcatttttcctgttttaggtccgttaggattaccaaaattatttctatttgctaaatgccagaataatgagagaaggatttttttttagacatttttttattactttcttcaaagtcagaagtttacatacactaacatgattatgccttgaaacaatttgggaaagcccagatgatgctgtcatgtctttggaagcttctgataggtttattgacaacatttgagatGGAGactggagacacacctgtggatgtattttaaggcacacctgaaacacactgcttctttgtgtaacatcatgggaaagtcaaaataaatcagCCAAGATATCAGggagagaattgtggacttgcacaagtctggttcatccttgggtgcaatttccagatcagaagcttccaaagacatgttgggattctaccacaggtgaattttgggttcatttgtggactttaacatttgtggactaaatgagacattttcctGAGCCCACTCACAAAATGGTGAGTCACCTCCATTTTGTCTGATCTCAAGAACTTcagttcccagaatgcactgcatttATGACACCTTCCAGGTGTCATGTCATTGGTCAAGGCACCTTTGACCCCACAGGAGGTCCACTGGCCTGCTATAAAGCAGACAGCTCTCTCTGTCCCGCTCTCTCCATCGCTGTTCTCTCTCCACCGTTCCTGCTTGGAAGGATCTCCAGGAGGggatccagaggcctggatccaccagcccccctcctccctcactccctgctGAGATCCTCTGCAGCTGAGGTGAGGCTCCAACAACCAGAATCTCCTTGTCCACAAGGATCctgaacaactgcaactctgaccttctctgcacaccaaagttgcatttaatgaacacaaagttcattgcatcTGTCAGAGAAAGCTCTAATTCAACAAAAAGGACAACCAGCAACCAGCAACTTGactcaacttccttcttccACTCTTCTGCTGAAAAGGCTTCCCCCCCTTTTTCACCGGactcgtgagtaatgtaactgggcttagataagaaatcagcaaggactttagcaactaggatttgacctgtgattaatgatttggtttatatatgtgttttaagtatatttatgtgacattCGTGTTAcgatcaaagttgtatgttaatcttgctttatacagacagtcagtcttactgcaactaactatactaacctttgacctgctcacacactgattaaattaaCTGGAGCTGAACACAGCTCATTGTGTGAGGAGTGGTaaaccccctcacacacacacacacacacacacacacacacacacacacatgtttccttctcttttgtaatgtattctctattttatagatgtgtgcttttatttgctttacttgtttagaataaataccttttgattacgaatgctgtctatttaatgtcgTACATTATGAACGATATTCTAACCTCTGCTGTGtcaagaattcacgattccttcaaccactattaaatattaatatggtaatttgattataattatattcataattaataatcagtgttccaaattgataatttaataactttatgagactgatttaggtgaattggctatattttctctgtttacagagtggtgccccattttacgagctgacttagagtaaatcaagtcatatcatttcttataattaataattgtttatgataattattaataattgttatagccatctaaccacacttttgaaccgtgagatccacacaagtgtgcTCAGGTTCACCcctgcatatttggtatccttatggaagggatagcatttatgataacgcccttttattaatatattcgaCGCCccgtgcaaggtcatcatttattcataaaagagccatccttaattcccaacatttttggtgatccttgatgaaggcaactggtatctgtaaccagataccccaacatagttGACGCCCCGGTGCGTAATTACAACAGACATGACAGCAtaatctgggctttcccaaattgtttcaaggcataataatgttagtgtatgtaaacttctgagtTTGAAGTGATACATGTTTTTaccatttagcaaatagaaataattttggtaatcctaacggacctaaaacaggaaaagtgattgtctgatttcatgtgagacagtgagaaaaaaagcacatgtgtctttttatatagtgtatgtaaacttctggtttcaactgtatgtcTTCATCGCATGTTAATACACTACaatctctttttgtctttgtcccCAGCCTCTTTGGGCAACATTACCCAGTTTGCGAGTTTCACCAACCCTGATGAAGTGAACGACTATCTGTCTTTTAACGTTAGCTCTGCTCTGGTGCTGACTGCGGGGATCCTTCAGGTGTTTCAGTGCAGACCGGAGCTGCAACGGAGCGTGGTGAACATCTCATCACTGTTTGCACAGCAGGCCTTACAGTCCTGGGTGCTGTACTGCACCGCCAAAGCAGCCAGGAAGATGATGTTCAAGGTGCTGGCTGAGGAGGAGCCAAATGTCAAAGTCCTCAGCTACTCTCCAGGTATATTCAACTTTATGTACTGACCAGGGatgtattaaccctttattcAGATTCAGATCACTTAATAGTTCATTTAattagcataaaatggaaatttgtCTTTGACATTGGCGTCCAAAACAACATTA
It contains:
- the sprb gene encoding sepiapterin reductase b, whose product is MPDIESTNPRTLGRAICIITGASKGFGRALAHKVSCLLEPGSVLVLVARSGTLLQGLKEELQSFTEELQLVVHCMAVDLSTTEGVNETVMLVRQEAENDIDHVLLINNAASLGNITQFASFTNPDEVNDYLSFNVSSALVLTAGILQVFQCRPELQRSVVNISSLFAQQALQSWVLYCTAKAARKMMFKVLAEEEPNVKVLSYSPGPMDTEMQQDIWRLTGVCHNLMPCQESAAKLMTLLLDNNFSSGAHIDFFDD